One part of the Dermacentor silvarum isolate Dsil-2018 chromosome 6, BIME_Dsil_1.4, whole genome shotgun sequence genome encodes these proteins:
- the LOC119455358 gene encoding D-aminoacyl-tRNA deacylase, with protein sequence MRAVIQRVRSAAVHVDGRLISSIGRGLCVLVGIHRDDTEDDIDYIVRKILNLKLFDDDAGKRWKLSTKDLQFEVLCVSQFTLYGTLKGNKPDFHLAMEGDRSKQFYERFLHKIRAEHKEDLVKDGEFGALMQVDIQNDGPVTLEIESSAFRKAVPLPQERGEPDGGAADDSVP encoded by the coding sequence ATGCGTGCAGTCATCCAGCGGGTTCGATCAGCAGCAGTCCACGTTGACGGACGCCTCATAAGCAGCATCGGTCGCGGCCTGTGCGTTTTAGTTGGCATTCACCGTGACGACACCGAAGATGACATCGATTACATCGTACGCAAGATCCTCAATCTCAAGCTGTTTGATGACGACGCTGGCAAGCGGTGGAAGCTGTCGACGAAAGACCTGCAGTTTGAAGTACTCTGTGTGAGCCAGTTCACGTTGTATGGCACGCTCAAAGGAAACAAGCCCGACTTCCACCTTGCCATGGAAGGGGACCGTTCGAAGCAGTTCTATGAGAGGTTCCTTCACAAGATCAGGGCAGAGCACAAGGAGGACTTGGTAAAAGATGGCGAGTTTGGAGCACTGATGCAAGTGGATATTCAAAATGACGGCCCGGTCACTCTGGAAATTGAGTCGTCTGCTTTCCGGAAGGCCGTGCCTTTGCCACAGGAGCGTGGGGAACCGGATGGCGGTGCTGCAGATGATTCAGTTCCTTGA